One genomic region from Amycolatopsis sp. FBCC-B4732 encodes:
- a CDS encoding LLM class F420-dependent oxidoreductase: MELRIFTEPQEGAAHGDLLRVARHAEATGFPAFFRSDHYMRTGTAAAHPGPSDAWVTLGALARETSRIRLGVLLSPVTFRYPGALAVTIAQVDEMSGGRVEFGIGSGWFAGEHEAIGAPFPTKGERVDRLGEQLEILTGLWGTPVGDTYSFEGKHYRIVDSPALPKPVQQPHPPIIMGGKGPRRLPRLVARYANEFNNSLWDEENTAAQFDRVRAACAEIGRDPAEITFSVAQTICVGADEAALAARAEKIGRTVEDLREKALAGSPAEVVDKLGRWRERTGLSRVYLQVLDLADLDHLDLIAAEVVPQV; the protein is encoded by the coding sequence ATGGAGCTGAGGATCTTCACCGAACCGCAGGAAGGTGCCGCCCACGGCGATCTGCTGCGCGTGGCCCGGCACGCCGAAGCGACGGGGTTCCCCGCGTTCTTCCGGTCCGACCACTACATGCGCACCGGAACCGCGGCGGCGCACCCGGGCCCGTCGGACGCGTGGGTCACGCTCGGCGCGCTGGCGCGGGAGACCAGCCGCATCCGGCTGGGGGTGCTGCTGAGCCCGGTGACGTTCCGGTACCCCGGCGCGCTGGCCGTCACGATCGCCCAGGTCGACGAAATGTCGGGTGGGCGCGTCGAATTCGGCATCGGCTCGGGCTGGTTCGCCGGCGAGCACGAGGCGATCGGCGCGCCGTTCCCGACCAAGGGCGAGCGCGTGGACCGGCTGGGGGAGCAGCTCGAGATCCTCACCGGACTCTGGGGGACCCCGGTCGGCGACACGTATTCCTTCGAGGGCAAGCACTACCGCATCGTCGACTCGCCGGCCCTGCCGAAGCCGGTGCAGCAGCCCCACCCGCCGATCATCATGGGCGGCAAGGGGCCCCGGCGCCTGCCCCGGCTGGTGGCGCGCTACGCGAACGAGTTCAACAACTCCCTGTGGGACGAGGAGAACACGGCCGCGCAGTTCGACCGCGTCCGCGCGGCGTGCGCGGAGATCGGCCGCGACCCGGCGGAGATCACGTTCTCGGTGGCCCAGACCATCTGCGTCGGCGCGGACGAAGCCGCGCTCGCCGCACGTGCGGAGAAGATCGGCCGCACGGTGGAAGACCTGCGGGAGAAAGCGCTCGCCGGCTCGCCCGCGGAGGTCGTCGACAAGCTCGGCCGGTGGCGTGAGCGCACCGGGCTCTCCCGCGTGTACCTCCAGGTCCTCGACCTGGCCGACCTGGACCACCTGGACCTGATCGCCGCGGAGGTCGTCCCGCAGGTCTAG
- the aroB gene encoding 3-dehydroquinate synthase, which yields MLEHVRCPHLVPIPAADDTEPFTASASRDDTYSVFVCKAEPCAEKFLLNQIDGRRVALITDDTVSALHAERLATSLRDKGIDVSMTSFAPGEANKSIDTAVRMLDWLAGTSIARRDIILSVGGGVVIDTIGWVASAYMRGIPYINVPTTLLGQVDAALGGKVAVDHPSAKNLIGAFYQPKAVVSNVAYLSTLDRRQIAAGLAEAIKKGMIGSPPLFDLIEDNADLALNRDLPALEQIVRAASVVKSELIQLDPYEVDLRRPLNFGHTVGHAVETVTGYGPVLHGEAVAYGMTIAAEIAVRRGMLAEKDRARLVGLLNRCGLPTSTLDLPSSVQAGAVTAALGQIRKIRDSKIRFVLPIEYGCTVIADDVTDDEVAMAMAATRATALAETREGARAA from the coding sequence ATGCTCGAGCACGTGCGTTGTCCGCATCTGGTACCGATTCCCGCCGCGGACGATACCGAGCCGTTCACCGCCTCCGCCAGCCGGGACGACACCTATTCGGTGTTCGTCTGCAAGGCCGAACCCTGCGCGGAGAAATTCCTCCTCAACCAGATCGACGGGCGCCGGGTCGCGCTCATCACCGACGACACGGTTTCCGCGCTGCACGCCGAGCGCCTCGCGACCTCGTTGCGGGACAAGGGAATCGACGTCTCGATGACGTCGTTCGCACCCGGGGAGGCCAACAAGTCGATCGACACCGCGGTCCGCATGCTCGACTGGCTGGCCGGCACGTCCATCGCCCGGCGCGACATCATCCTGTCGGTCGGCGGCGGCGTGGTCATCGACACCATCGGCTGGGTCGCCAGCGCCTACATGCGCGGCATCCCGTACATCAACGTCCCCACCACGCTGCTGGGCCAGGTGGACGCGGCGCTCGGCGGCAAGGTCGCCGTCGACCACCCGAGCGCGAAGAACCTCATCGGCGCGTTCTACCAGCCGAAGGCGGTCGTCTCGAACGTCGCCTACCTGTCCACTTTGGACCGCAGGCAGATCGCGGCCGGGCTGGCCGAGGCCATCAAGAAGGGCATGATCGGCTCGCCGCCGCTGTTCGACCTCATCGAGGACAACGCCGATCTGGCGCTGAACCGCGACCTGCCCGCGCTGGAGCAGATCGTGCGCGCGGCGAGCGTCGTGAAGTCCGAGCTGATCCAGCTGGACCCGTACGAAGTGGACTTGCGGCGCCCGCTGAACTTCGGCCACACCGTCGGCCACGCGGTCGAGACGGTGACCGGCTACGGCCCGGTGCTGCACGGCGAGGCCGTTGCCTACGGCATGACGATCGCCGCCGAAATCGCGGTGCGGCGCGGGATGCTCGCCGAGAAGGACCGCGCGCGGCTGGTCGGCCTGCTGAACCGCTGCGGGCTGCCGACGTCCACTTTGGACCTTCCGAGCTCGGTCCAGGCGGGTGCCGTCACGGCGGCGCTCGGCCAGATCCGGAAGATCCGCGACTCGAAGATCCGGTTCGTGCTGCCCATCGAGTACGGCTGCACGGTCATCGCCGACGACGTCACCGACGACGAGGTCGCCATGGCGATGGCCGCGACCCGCGCCACCGCGCTGGCCGAAACCCGCGAGGGGGCGAGGGCGGCATGA
- a CDS encoding DsbA family protein, producing MNTVEQWFDPMDPWSWVVSRWLLEVEQVREIDLRFRVMSVSVVNADREIPEQYLDDPQAYLKRMQAAWGPVRVATAAADQLGPKVLRDLYTALGKRIHEEGNKDFPAVISAALDELGLPAELNEVATTDAADDQVRASTREAMDAVGIEIGTPIIRIDGAAFFGPVVSKIARGEDAGRLFDALATLAGFEHVSEIKRARISEPDFS from the coding sequence ATGAACACCGTGGAACAGTGGTTCGACCCGATGGACCCGTGGTCCTGGGTCGTGTCGCGGTGGCTGCTGGAGGTCGAGCAGGTCCGGGAGATCGACCTGCGGTTCCGGGTGATGAGCGTTTCGGTGGTCAACGCCGACCGCGAGATCCCGGAGCAGTACCTCGACGACCCGCAGGCGTACCTCAAGCGGATGCAGGCGGCCTGGGGCCCGGTCCGCGTGGCGACGGCGGCCGCCGACCAGCTCGGCCCGAAGGTCCTGCGCGACCTCTACACCGCGCTGGGCAAGCGGATCCACGAAGAGGGCAACAAGGACTTCCCGGCGGTGATCTCGGCGGCGCTGGACGAGCTGGGCCTGCCGGCGGAGCTGAACGAGGTCGCCACGACGGATGCCGCCGACGACCAGGTCCGCGCGAGCACGCGCGAGGCGATGGACGCGGTCGGCATCGAGATCGGCACGCCGATCATCCGGATCGACGGGGCGGCGTTCTTCGGCCCGGTGGTCTCGAAGATCGCGCGCGGCGAAGACGCGGGACGGCTGTTCGACGCGCTGGCGACGCTGGCGGGCTTCGAGCACGTTTCGGAGATCAAGCGGGCCCGGATTTCGGAGCCCGACTTCTCCTGA
- a CDS encoding glycosyltransferase — translation MVKPAWVREPGPGPRLVHVNATATGGGVAELLHGLVPAQLAAGIDAGWAVIAGDDGFFAFTKSLHHLLHDRGAPRISTADLDHYREVLAPQAQWLAARVGPGDTVVLHDPQVLGLAPALAGAGARVVWHCHIGTDAAGAAGPEVVWRAFSAELSSVDVVVTALAEYAPPGRPVAVCAPAFDPKAAKNRPMCGVETGELLAEAGLTAGTASELAAVEQDAPMPVGARMVLQVSRWDPLKDMPGVLRLLPGLPGDVHLVLAGNDPEEIPDDPEGLAVLAEVRRLRAELPASLRRRVHLVRTSQRDAERAALLINALQRRADVVVQKSLAEGFGLTVTEAMAKGRPVVAGRVGGLCAQIEHGRTGLLVDPVDTAAVAAAVCGLLSCLRDRERMGAAAAAAAAATYPMDRLVADYRAVAARIPEGASR, via the coding sequence GTGGTGAAGCCCGCGTGGGTGCGGGAGCCGGGCCCGGGGCCGCGGCTGGTGCACGTCAACGCGACCGCGACCGGCGGCGGCGTCGCCGAGCTGCTGCACGGGCTGGTGCCGGCGCAGCTCGCGGCCGGCATCGATGCGGGGTGGGCGGTGATCGCCGGGGACGACGGGTTCTTCGCGTTCACCAAGTCCCTGCACCACCTGCTGCACGACCGCGGTGCGCCGCGCATCTCGACCGCCGACCTGGACCACTACCGCGAGGTGCTGGCACCGCAGGCGCAGTGGCTGGCCGCGCGGGTGGGGCCGGGCGACACCGTGGTGCTGCACGACCCGCAGGTGCTGGGCCTGGCCCCGGCGCTGGCGGGCGCGGGCGCGCGGGTGGTGTGGCACTGCCACATCGGGACCGACGCCGCGGGTGCGGCCGGACCCGAAGTGGTGTGGCGGGCTTTCTCGGCTGAACTGTCCTCTGTGGACGTCGTGGTGACGGCGCTGGCGGAGTACGCGCCGCCGGGACGGCCGGTCGCGGTGTGCGCGCCCGCTTTCGACCCGAAGGCGGCGAAGAACCGGCCGATGTGCGGGGTGGAGACGGGCGAACTGCTGGCGGAGGCCGGGCTGACGGCCGGGACCGCGAGCGAACTCGCCGCCGTCGAGCAGGATGCACCCATGCCGGTCGGCGCCCGGATGGTGCTGCAGGTTTCGCGCTGGGACCCGCTCAAGGACATGCCCGGGGTGCTGCGGTTGCTGCCCGGCCTGCCCGGCGACGTCCACCTCGTGCTGGCGGGCAACGACCCCGAAGAGATCCCCGACGATCCCGAAGGCCTCGCCGTGCTCGCCGAGGTGCGGCGGCTGCGGGCCGAGCTGCCCGCGTCGCTGCGGCGCCGGGTGCACCTCGTACGCACTTCGCAGCGGGACGCCGAGCGGGCCGCGCTGCTGATCAATGCCCTGCAACGGCGGGCGGACGTCGTCGTGCAGAAGAGCCTCGCGGAAGGGTTCGGGCTCACCGTCACCGAGGCGATGGCCAAGGGACGGCCGGTCGTCGCGGGGCGCGTCGGCGGGCTGTGCGCGCAGATCGAGCACGGCCGGACCGGGCTGCTGGTCGATCCGGTGGACACCGCGGCCGTCGCGGCTGCCGTGTGCGGGCTGCTTTCCTGCCTGCGGGACCGCGAGCGCATGGGCGCTGCCGCGGCGGCCGCGGCAGCCGCCACCTACCCGATGGACCGCCTGGTCGCGGACTACCGCGCGGTGGCGGCACGAATCCCGGAAGGGGCGTCTCGATGA
- a CDS encoding sugar nucleotide-binding protein, whose protein sequence is MSDHTVLVVGRGLIGASVADRLRADGHDVATVSTTPLAHAGHLSVDLDDPAGRERLRTHVDTLRPARVILTHGPSDVTWIEANEQRAEAVHHGVAKLLAGSGVPTVLVSTDNVFDGSRGGHRPADPISPHNVYGRVKALAEQELLTGPNLALRVSLVYGWTGPAHRATYGQRCLQAAAAGEELEAPTDQSFTPVHIDDVSAVLAALCHVPELPAGIAHLAGPAELSRFDFATEAYRLTGTDPALVRPVLRRDTLWASRPRHSSLACDDFGHLPGLAGWTPMTPADGLRQMLRTGPVVAV, encoded by the coding sequence ATGTCTGACCACACGGTTCTGGTCGTCGGCCGCGGGCTGATCGGCGCTTCGGTGGCCGACCGGCTGCGCGCGGACGGCCACGACGTGGCGACCGTGTCGACCACGCCGCTCGCCCACGCCGGGCACCTGTCCGTCGATCTCGACGACCCGGCGGGCCGCGAACGCCTGCGCACCCACGTCGACACCCTGCGCCCGGCGCGGGTCATCCTGACCCACGGGCCCAGCGACGTCACGTGGATCGAAGCGAACGAGCAGCGCGCGGAGGCCGTCCACCACGGCGTGGCCAAGCTGCTCGCCGGGTCCGGGGTGCCGACCGTGCTGGTCTCCACCGACAACGTCTTCGACGGTTCGCGCGGCGGCCACCGCCCGGCCGACCCGATCAGCCCGCACAACGTCTACGGGCGGGTGAAGGCGCTGGCGGAGCAGGAACTGCTGACCGGCCCGAACCTCGCGCTGCGCGTCAGCCTCGTCTACGGCTGGACCGGCCCGGCGCACCGCGCCACCTACGGCCAGCGCTGCCTGCAGGCCGCCGCGGCCGGCGAGGAGCTGGAGGCGCCGACCGACCAGTCGTTCACGCCGGTGCACATCGACGACGTCTCGGCGGTGCTGGCCGCGCTCTGCCACGTGCCGGAGCTGCCGGCCGGCATCGCGCACCTGGCCGGGCCGGCCGAGCTGAGCCGGTTCGACTTCGCGACGGAGGCCTACCGCCTCACCGGGACCGACCCGGCGCTGGTGCGGCCGGTCCTGCGCCGCGACACCCTGTGGGCCTCGCGCCCGCGGCACTCCTCGCTGGCCTGCGACGACTTCGGGCACCTGCCCGGGCTGGCCGGCTGGACGCCGATGACGCCGGCGGACGGGCTGCGGCAGATGCTGCGGACCGGCCCCGTGGTCGCGGTCTGA
- a CDS encoding sugar phosphate isomerase/epimerase, whose translation MKLGLCLAAFGDLDLATALRHAEKFGPLWLDVPTDTTFGLIDAVRCADDATYRDEVAEVLRGQQIGCVSNSRDAQLLLGPHDRHTDPVHRGDAAAKRAHALTCALGAIRLAERLGAPDVRLLPGCPDFGRWLSWWHSDVSWADNIAAFRTAAEPLVRAAREAGVRLLVEPHPKQVVYDRASADLLFSMTEDWADVLGLCVDPANLAATGHDPVDAVRGWETRMGSVHAKDLQRWSGRGLPAGPGWGRYGPQPPIRFRALGLGELPWAEIVATLQDEGFDGVLYLEHEDTLLPRERSIERGLGVLRSMVPDAVAEGRTW comes from the coding sequence ATGAAGCTGGGACTGTGCTTGGCGGCGTTCGGTGACCTCGACCTGGCCACCGCGCTGCGGCACGCGGAGAAGTTCGGCCCGCTGTGGCTGGACGTGCCGACGGACACGACGTTCGGGCTGATCGACGCGGTCCGGTGCGCGGACGACGCGACCTACCGCGACGAGGTGGCGGAGGTGCTGCGCGGGCAGCAGATCGGCTGCGTCAGCAACAGCCGTGACGCGCAGCTGCTGCTCGGCCCGCACGACCGGCACACCGACCCGGTGCACCGCGGCGACGCGGCGGCCAAGCGCGCCCACGCGCTCACCTGCGCCCTCGGCGCGATCCGGCTGGCCGAACGGCTCGGCGCGCCGGACGTCCGGCTGCTGCCCGGCTGCCCCGACTTCGGGCGCTGGCTGTCGTGGTGGCACAGCGACGTGAGCTGGGCGGACAACATCGCCGCGTTCCGCACCGCCGCCGAGCCGCTGGTCCGGGCGGCGCGCGAGGCCGGCGTCCGGCTGCTGGTGGAGCCGCACCCGAAGCAGGTCGTCTACGACCGCGCGAGCGCGGACCTGCTGTTCTCGATGACCGAGGACTGGGCCGACGTGCTCGGCCTGTGCGTCGACCCGGCGAACCTCGCCGCGACCGGCCACGACCCGGTCGACGCGGTGCGCGGCTGGGAAACGCGGATGGGCTCGGTGCACGCGAAGGACCTGCAGCGCTGGTCCGGGCGTGGCCTGCCGGCCGGCCCCGGCTGGGGCCGCTACGGCCCGCAGCCGCCGATCCGGTTCCGCGCGCTCGGCCTCGGCGAGCTGCCGTGGGCGGAGATCGTGGCGACGCTGCAGGACGAAGGCTTCGACGGCGTGCTGTACCTCGAGCACGAGGACACGCTGCTCCCCCGCGAACGCAGCATCGAACGCGGCCTCGGCGTGCTCCGGTCGATGGTGCCGGACGCGGTGGCCGAAGGGCGGACGTGGTGA
- a CDS encoding BadF/BadG/BcrA/BcrD ATPase family protein, with protein MVGRFAIDAGGSRTRALVVPGDGGPRRTFELPSINPHATGDAAGRTLREAFAEIGAVLGTGPSVGWLASAAAGPGGIGPELERARAAADAVGLDAGLVVSNDVLPLLWGVPALSGVGVVAVCGTGSGFFGTDGKRVANAGGCEYLGSDEGGAVDIGLRGLRAAVRATDGRGPETKLVDALSEYAGTTVAGLARRLAAQPFPKQGLAALAPVICETWLAGDDVALGVIDQAVGDLAEGVYAVRDALGLPDGFAVAAAGGVFTGCPELYEQFAHHLTGPVGAGSADLVTDTASVVLTALDRFAGSGEPALPGGLDAYAAALPPRRRHEAGTVLGGVR; from the coding sequence ATGGTCGGCCGGTTCGCGATCGACGCCGGCGGCAGCCGGACCCGGGCTCTGGTGGTGCCCGGGGACGGCGGCCCGCGGCGGACGTTCGAGCTGCCGTCGATCAACCCGCACGCCACCGGCGACGCCGCCGGCCGCACCCTGCGCGAGGCGTTCGCCGAGATCGGCGCCGTGCTCGGGACCGGGCCGTCGGTCGGCTGGCTGGCCAGCGCCGCGGCCGGGCCCGGCGGGATCGGCCCGGAGCTCGAGCGGGCCCGGGCCGCCGCCGACGCGGTGGGACTGGACGCCGGGCTGGTCGTCTCCAACGACGTGCTGCCCCTACTGTGGGGCGTCCCGGCGCTCTCCGGCGTCGGCGTGGTCGCCGTGTGCGGCACCGGCTCCGGCTTCTTCGGCACCGACGGGAAGCGCGTGGCCAACGCGGGCGGCTGCGAATACCTCGGCAGCGACGAGGGCGGCGCCGTCGACATCGGCCTGCGCGGGCTGCGGGCGGCCGTCCGCGCCACCGACGGCCGCGGCCCGGAGACGAAGCTCGTCGACGCGCTGAGCGAGTACGCCGGGACGACCGTCGCCGGCCTCGCGCGCCGGCTGGCCGCGCAGCCGTTCCCGAAGCAGGGCCTGGCCGCGCTCGCGCCGGTGATCTGCGAGACCTGGCTGGCCGGCGACGACGTCGCGCTCGGCGTGATCGACCAGGCCGTCGGCGATCTGGCGGAAGGCGTGTACGCGGTCCGCGACGCGCTCGGTCTGCCGGACGGGTTCGCCGTCGCCGCGGCGGGCGGGGTGTTCACCGGCTGCCCCGAGCTGTACGAGCAGTTCGCCCACCACCTGACCGGACCGGTCGGCGCCGGCAGCGCCGACCTCGTGACCGACACGGCCTCGGTCGTCCTGACCGCGCTCGACCGGTTCGCCGGCTCCGGCGAACCCGCGCTGCCCGGCGGGCTCGACGCCTACGCCGCGGCGCTCCCCCCGAGGAGGCGACATGAAGCTGGGACTGTGCTTGGCGGCGTTCGGTGA
- a CDS encoding FAD-binding oxidoreductase: MAGAAESTAAGADCPASIVNPADQQYPDLVRALNARFVAHPERVAVIDSPSQVAPLVTAAVSAGKRISVRSGGHCYEDFVYSDETQVILDLSSMNRIYYDQQRNAIAVESGAILLDVYEKLYKTWGVVIPGGVCYSVGVGGHVAGGGWGWLVRRNGLVVDHLYAVEVVTVNAAGRAQTVVATREPGDPHRELWWAHTGGGGGNFGIVTRYFFRSPGATGTDPRKLLPKPPARTNFTVAGWNLNNLTEAQFSRLVRNYSQWHIDNKSPNSPARDLTAALSVNHKSSGAVTALAQLDVSVPNAQAIMDGYVAYLADGVAPPDFVAPQTLPWLQFVELTGTTNSVANDPTSRAKYKAAFMKGLFTRAQTAAMYKHLTRDDISNPNINIIFQPYGGQVSAVPQANTAIQHRDAAYQVQWSSVWSGAAGDAANIAWAREVYSEVYAATGGVPVPNDVSDGSYVNHCDADLSDPAFNKSSSPWSALYYKGAYPRLQAVKKKYDPRNVFRHRQSVELPS, encoded by the coding sequence GTGGCGGGAGCCGCCGAATCCACCGCGGCGGGCGCCGATTGCCCCGCCTCGATCGTCAACCCCGCGGACCAGCAGTACCCGGACCTGGTGCGTGCCCTCAACGCCCGGTTCGTGGCGCACCCCGAGCGGGTCGCCGTCATCGACTCGCCGTCGCAGGTCGCGCCGCTGGTGACCGCGGCCGTCAGCGCGGGCAAGCGGATCAGCGTCCGCAGCGGTGGCCACTGCTACGAAGACTTCGTCTACAGCGACGAAACCCAGGTCATCCTCGACCTGAGCAGCATGAACCGCATCTACTACGACCAGCAGCGCAACGCGATCGCGGTCGAGTCCGGGGCGATCCTGCTGGACGTCTACGAGAAGCTGTACAAGACCTGGGGCGTCGTCATCCCCGGCGGCGTCTGCTATTCCGTCGGCGTCGGCGGGCACGTCGCCGGCGGCGGCTGGGGCTGGCTGGTGCGCCGCAACGGCCTGGTCGTGGACCACCTGTACGCCGTCGAGGTCGTCACCGTGAACGCCGCGGGCCGGGCCCAGACGGTCGTGGCCACCCGCGAGCCCGGCGACCCCCACCGCGAGCTCTGGTGGGCGCACACCGGCGGTGGCGGCGGCAACTTCGGCATCGTGACGCGGTACTTCTTCCGCTCGCCGGGCGCGACCGGCACCGACCCGCGCAAGCTGCTGCCGAAGCCGCCCGCGCGGACGAACTTCACCGTCGCCGGCTGGAACCTGAACAACCTGACGGAGGCGCAGTTCTCCCGCCTGGTGCGGAACTACTCGCAGTGGCACATCGACAACAAGTCGCCGAACAGCCCGGCCCGCGACCTCACCGCTGCGCTGTCGGTGAACCACAAGTCGAGCGGGGCGGTCACCGCGCTGGCGCAGCTGGACGTGTCGGTGCCGAACGCGCAGGCCATCATGGACGGCTACGTCGCCTACCTCGCCGACGGCGTGGCGCCCCCCGACTTCGTCGCCCCGCAGACGCTGCCGTGGCTGCAGTTCGTCGAGCTGACCGGGACGACCAACTCGGTCGCGAACGACCCGACGTCGCGCGCGAAGTACAAGGCCGCCTTCATGAAGGGCTTGTTCACCCGGGCGCAGACCGCGGCGATGTACAAGCACCTCACCCGCGACGACATCAGCAACCCGAACATCAACATCATCTTCCAGCCCTACGGCGGCCAGGTTTCCGCGGTGCCGCAGGCGAACACGGCCATCCAGCACCGCGACGCCGCCTACCAGGTGCAGTGGTCGTCGGTGTGGAGCGGCGCCGCCGGCGACGCCGCCAACATCGCCTGGGCGCGCGAGGTCTACTCCGAGGTCTACGCGGCCACCGGCGGCGTCCCGGTGCCCAACGACGTCTCGGACGGCTCGTACGTCAACCACTGCGACGCCGACCTGAGCGACCCGGCGTTCAACAAATCGTCTTCGCCGTGGTCCGCGTTGTACTACAAGGGTGCGTACCCGCGCCTGCAGGCCGTGAAGAAGAAGTACGACCCGCGCAACGTGTTCCGGCACCGCCAGTCGGTCGAACTCCCGTCCTGA
- a CDS encoding HAD-IA family hydrolase, with protein sequence MSTPADALSCAAVLFDLDGVLVESGSTVERSWRAWAVDHGLDPDAVVAACHGRPSAETIAAVAPHLDAAGEAAALELLQAADTSELVACPGAAEILAALPGTRHAVVTSGTRPLATARLTSVLLPVPAVLIAAGEVPRGKPAPDGYLAAAARLGFAPESCVVVEDARPGVLAARAAGCRVIGIDGPLLGDPSDVDILVPDLAALAATVGTGSIALTRRSETHV encoded by the coding sequence ATGAGCACCCCGGCCGATGCGCTGTCGTGCGCGGCGGTGCTGTTCGACCTCGACGGCGTGCTGGTGGAATCCGGCAGCACCGTGGAGCGGTCGTGGCGCGCCTGGGCGGTGGACCACGGGCTGGACCCGGACGCCGTGGTCGCCGCCTGCCACGGACGCCCGTCGGCCGAGACGATCGCGGCCGTCGCGCCGCACCTCGACGCCGCCGGTGAAGCCGCCGCGCTGGAACTGCTCCAGGCGGCGGACACCAGCGAGCTCGTGGCGTGCCCCGGGGCCGCGGAGATCCTCGCCGCGCTGCCCGGCACCCGGCACGCCGTGGTGACGTCCGGGACGCGGCCGCTCGCGACCGCCCGGCTCACCAGCGTGCTGCTGCCGGTCCCGGCCGTCTTGATCGCCGCGGGCGAGGTCCCGCGCGGCAAGCCGGCCCCCGACGGCTACCTCGCCGCCGCCGCGCGGCTCGGCTTCGCGCCGGAGTCGTGCGTCGTCGTCGAGGACGCCCGGCCCGGCGTGCTCGCCGCGCGGGCCGCCGGCTGCCGCGTCATCGGCATCGACGGGCCCCTGCTCGGTGATCCGTCCGATGTGGACATCCTGGTGCCGGACCTCGCCGCACTGGCGGCCACGGTGGGCACCGGCTCGATCGCGCTGACGAGGAGGAGCGAAACCCATGTCTGA
- a CDS encoding SDR family NAD(P)-dependent oxidoreductase, with amino-acid sequence MRTGVVTAAGGRIGSAVAERLLDAGVVDEVVAVDVVEPVVPAGAKGFVCDLREASEVDRLAAALPGELTVLVNVLGGERRPHLEPVDDPTWPPEAVFDDIFSLNLTTAYRVTRALRERFGRGSAICNVSSIAANMPWVVSPAYGAAKAALEHWSTSLAVALAPAGVRVNTVRPGFVWSKQWQDVSRAEFDEVVADRVPLGREQTAEDVADVVAFLCSPAAKHITGQGLDVDGGATLVRRAR; translated from the coding sequence ATGAGGACCGGAGTGGTCACCGCGGCGGGCGGGCGGATCGGGTCGGCCGTGGCCGAGCGGTTGCTCGACGCCGGCGTGGTCGACGAAGTCGTGGCGGTCGACGTGGTCGAACCGGTGGTTCCCGCCGGTGCCAAGGGCTTCGTCTGCGACCTGCGTGAAGCGTCCGAAGTGGACAGACTGGCGGCGGCGCTGCCCGGCGAGCTCACCGTGCTCGTCAACGTCCTCGGCGGCGAACGGCGGCCGCACCTGGAACCCGTCGACGACCCGACGTGGCCGCCGGAAGCGGTGTTCGACGACATCTTCTCGCTCAACCTCACCACGGCCTACCGCGTGACGCGCGCCCTGCGCGAGCGCTTCGGCCGCGGCTCGGCGATCTGCAACGTCAGCTCGATCGCGGCGAACATGCCGTGGGTCGTCTCGCCCGCGTACGGCGCGGCGAAGGCCGCGCTCGAACACTGGAGCACCTCGCTCGCCGTCGCGCTGGCGCCGGCCGGGGTGCGGGTGAACACCGTCCGGCCCGGGTTCGTCTGGAGCAAGCAGTGGCAGGACGTCAGCCGCGCCGAGTTCGACGAGGTCGTCGCCGACCGCGTCCCGCTCGGCCGGGAACAGACCGCCGAGGACGTCGCCGACGTCGTGGCGTTCCTCTGCTCGCCCGCCGCGAAGCACATCACGGGGCAGGGCCTGGACGTCGACGGCGGGGCGACCCTGGTGCGGAGGGCACGATGA
- the mca gene encoding mycothiol conjugate amidase Mca — MRLMAVHAHPDDESSKAAATLARYVDEGHEVLVVTCTGGEEGSILNPAMDTPEVRADLTAVRRGEIARAIEVLGVEQRWLGFADSGWPDGTPVPPGRFASLPLETCAERLLVEMREFRPHVVITYDENGGYPHPDHIRAHEVAVAAFEAAGDDPDWQPLKLYYVHEWCGKKMAMFHEALLEAGLESPYHEWLKEWDTKPDVYARITTRVPCADHFPRRDAALLAHATQIDPDSHWFAVPLELQRQLWPTEDFELARSRVGGSGPEDDLFAGIEVRKG, encoded by the coding sequence ATGAGGCTGATGGCGGTGCACGCGCACCCGGACGACGAATCGAGCAAGGCCGCGGCGACGCTCGCGCGGTACGTCGACGAGGGCCACGAAGTCCTGGTCGTCACCTGCACCGGCGGCGAAGAGGGCAGCATCCTCAACCCGGCCATGGACACCCCGGAAGTGCGCGCCGACCTGACCGCGGTCCGCCGCGGCGAGATCGCCCGCGCGATCGAGGTGCTCGGCGTCGAGCAGCGGTGGCTCGGCTTCGCCGACTCCGGCTGGCCGGACGGCACCCCGGTCCCGCCGGGCCGGTTCGCCAGCCTGCCGCTGGAAACGTGCGCCGAACGGCTGCTCGTCGAGATGCGGGAGTTCCGGCCGCACGTCGTGATCACCTACGACGAGAACGGCGGCTACCCGCACCCGGACCACATCCGGGCGCACGAGGTCGCGGTCGCGGCGTTCGAGGCGGCCGGCGACGACCCGGACTGGCAGCCGCTGAAGCTCTACTACGTCCACGAGTGGTGCGGCAAGAAGATGGCGATGTTCCACGAGGCGCTGCTCGAAGCGGGCCTGGAGTCGCCGTACCACGAGTGGCTGAAGGAGTGGGACACCAAGCCGGACGTCTACGCCCGGATCACGACCAGGGTGCCGTGCGCGGACCACTTCCCGCGGCGGGACGCGGCGCTGCTCGCGCACGCCACCCAGATCGACCCGGACAGCCACTGGTTCGCCGTCCCGCTGGAGCTCCAGCGGCAGCTGTGGCCGACCGAAGATTTCGAGCTCGCCCGTTCCCGGGTGGGCGGCTCTGGGCCGGAGGACGACCTGTTCGCCGGCATCGAAGTGCGGAAGGGGTAA